The Carassius gibelio isolate Cgi1373 ecotype wild population from Czech Republic chromosome B11, carGib1.2-hapl.c, whole genome shotgun sequence genomic sequence aattcaaattactaataaaaactataatatatcaTAGTTTTTAATATATCATTGATTTTTCTGGAAAACATCTCTGACGTCACGTACCTACTCGTGTGGGAAAGATGTCCTCATTGTTGATGAGGGACTCGATCCAGTTCATCAGGAGGTTCATGTATATAAGAGCAGGCAGTTTGGTGGGCTTCTTGTATTGATCCCCATCCTGCCACCTGTATTCATAACGTGGCCCTCCAGACATGATGGGACAGCTCTTCTCAGTGCAGAACTCGCTCACGGTCCCGTAGATGAGGTTGATACGATTGAAGAAATCCACCACATGCACAGCTATCCAGTCATTAATGTTCTCCCCGTCCGGCAGCTGCACCACTTTCCTCAGGTCCAGGCCTGATTTCAGAGACGCTTGGGCTCTTTTGTACAGCTCAAAGCGCTGGGTTCCAGGTTCAAATCGCTTTCGAGGCCGGAATGTTTTATCCTTGCTGAAAACCTGACCCAGGCACAGAGCCATTGCTGAACTGAGCAGGGAGACGGAGTCGTCAGATCCAATCAGGATCTGGAAGATTGTGATTTTTCACTCGTATGATTCCCTAGGTCCTCGTCACATCCAGTAGGGAGTTTCTAGAGAGTggaaaaacatataaatgtatatttatgtatgtttatgcaactgggaaaatgcagtGATAACATTTATTACAATAACCATGGCACAAAtgtgataaataaaaagaattaatAGCTGTTCTGAGATCCTGAATGTttatataaacagtaatattattaaatgttatattattatttaaaggaattgttttctgttttcatatattttaaaaggaCATTTATTCATGTGACGCAAAGGCtgaattttctaatttaataaggGGTTAATAGTTGAAATCCTGGTCATATATgaatggtaatattgtgaaatattattactggttaaaacttgttttcatatattttcaaatgtaatttgttcatGTGAgccaaagctgaaatttcagctttcaAGTATTATTTTTCAAGAAGCATTCATAATTATTATCTGCGATGGAAACAATTTTAAGGAGTAATGTTTTTAAAGTAGAAACATTTTTAAGGATTCTCTAATaaatagaacagc encodes the following:
- the LOC127968577 gene encoding MOB kinase activator 3C isoform X1; this encodes MALCLGQVFSKDKTFRPRKRFEPGTQRFELYKRAQASLKSGLDLRKVVQLPDGENINDWIAVHVVDFFNRINLIYGTVSEFCTEKSCPIMSGGPRYEYRWQDGDQYKKPTKLPALIYMNLLMNWIESLINNEDIFPTRVGVPFPKNFQQVCKKILSRLFRVFVHVYIHHFDMICSMGAEAHINTCYKHYYYFISEFSLIDHSELEPLKEMTEKICN
- the LOC127968577 gene encoding MOB kinase activator 3C isoform X2, whose product is MALCLGQVFSKDKTFRPRKRFEPGTQRFELYKRAQASLKSGLDLRKVVQLPDGENINDWIAVHVVDFFNRINLIYGTVSEFCTEKSCPIMSGGPRYEYRWQDGDQYKKPTKLPALIYMNLLMNWIESLINNEDIFPTRESLFQRTFSRCARRY